A window of Deinococcus aquaedulcis genomic DNA:
GCCGGGGTCAATCACCCGCTCGGTCTGGGGCTTGCCGCTGGCCGTGACCTCGCGGCGCCGCAGGCCGTTTTTGCCCTGCAGGGTGCTCTGCAGGCTGTATTCCAGCCCGGAGCGGCCCACCAGATCGCCTGGGGCGTAGCCGTCTTCCTTCACCTGGGTCTCGGTGGCTTCCTGCACATAGCCCAGCAGGTGGCCCGCCATCTTGCCCTGGGGGTAGACGCGCTCCACGCGCTCGCGCAGTTCCAGGCTGGGCACCAGCACGGTGTATTCGTACAGGGCCGCCAGCTTGTCCTGGGGGATGTTGCGTGCGAGTACCGTTTCGGTTTCGCGCTCGAAGTTGGGTTCGCGCGGCTGGCCGCTGACCAGCACGTCGCCCTTGATGCCCGCCAGATAAATGATCTTGTCCCAGGCCGGAATCGCCTGTGCCGGGTCCTCCGGGTTGCGCCGCCCGGTGTACACCAGATCCACCGCCAGCCGGTTGGTGGCCAGCAGCACGCCGTCGCGGGTGCGGATCTCGCCGCGCAGGGCGCGCAGGATCTCGTCGCGCTGGTAGTTGCTGGCCGACTGCACCGCAAACTGGTCATGCTGCAGCACCTGCAACTGGTACAGCCGCGCCCCCAGGCCCAGCAGGCACAGGTTGAACCCCAGCGCCATCCAGACCACCCGCGTGGCCCCCTGGCGCGCCTGCCGCCGGGTGCGCGCCCGGGCCCCCGCGCGGCGCGCCCGCTTGCGACGGTCAATCAGGTCACCCGCGCGGCTCATCCCAGGGCCTCCTCGGGGCCGGTGCGGGGCCCAAAGGCCCAGGTCACCACCCGTTCCCACAGCGGAAACACCAGCAGCGTTCCAATCATCAGCGCGGGCAGTGTGGCGCGCAGCAGGTCCAGCGTGACCAGGTTGGAGCGCAGCCAGTAGGTCAGCAGCAGGAACATCAGCCACTGCCCGATCACGGCCAGCAGCACGGTGAACACGGCCTGAAAGGGCCCGGAATCCGCCATGTAGCGCCGCACGCCCAGCGCCAGCAGCGCCCCGCCCATCACGCCCGCTGCATGCAGGCCCAGTACGCCGCCACCCAGCAGATCCTGAGCCAGCCCCACACCATAAGCCCCGGCCAGCGCCCACACGGGACTCACGCGCCACGCCAGCGCCGCACCGGTCAGCAGAAACAGGTCTGGCGCGGGCAGGCCCGCCGCGTCGCCCAGGCGCGACAGGAGGCCCTGAACCAGAATCAGCAGCAGCACATAGCCCGCCATCCGCGCCCAGCGGGGTGGGCCGCGCCGGGGCCGCAAGGCGTCGCGCCTCATGGCTGCCTCCCGGACGTCACAGGCCCTCCAGAATCGTTACGTCTTCCACCACACCCACGTCCACCGCCGGCTTGATAATCACCGTGCGGTTGATGTCGTTGGGCCCCAGCGGCAGCACCTTTTCCACCGTGCCCACCGGAATGCCCACCGGGAACACCCCCCCCAGGCTGTTGGTGACCAGCACGTCGCCCGGCTTGATGGGCACCGAGCGCGAGAACGCCGCACGCAGGCGGTCTGGCGGCACGCCCCGGGCCACGCCGCGCCCGCCCCGGTTGCCCTGCAGGGTCACGCCCACGGTGCTCTCCGGGTCCACCAGCGCCAGCACGGTGGCGTGGCCCGGGCTCACGTCCGTGATCTGGCCCACCAGGCCGCGCGGCACCGTCACCGGCATGCGCAGCCGCACGCCGTCGCGCGCGCCCTTGTTCACGTCCAGCCGGGCCAGCAGCGGGCTGGGGTCCACCGCCACCACCTGCGCAATTCCCAGGGCGTTGGGCGCCTGGGTGGTCGTGATTTTCACCACCTGCCGCAGCCGCGAAACCTCGCGGGTCAGCAGTTCGTTGCGCTGGCGCAGCACGTCGTTTTCCTTTTGCAGGGTGCCCACCTGGGCCGCCAGTTGCCGCTCGGACACCAGGGTCTGGTAGGCGCGGCGCACGTTGTCGGCGGCGACCACCGCCAGCTGCGAGAGCGGCGCAATGCCCGAGCGCAGCGCGCCGGGCGGCACCACCTGAAAGCGGGTGGTGACCATGCTCAGGGCCAGCAGCCCCAGCAGGGTCAGCAGCGCGGCGCGGGCCTTCACGCCCCGGGCACCCCGGCGCTCTGCCCCCACACCGGCACCCCGGCGGCGCGCAGCAGGCGGGTGGTCACCGTCAGCGGCAGGCCCACCACGTTGGCGTATTCACCGTCCACCCGTGCCACCAGGGCCATGCCCACGGCCTGGATGCCGTAACCCCCGGCCTTGTCCAGCCCCTCGCCCGTGGCGGCGTAGTAGGCGATTTCGGCGTCGCTGAGGGTGCGGAAGGTCACAGCGGTGCGCGCCACTTCCACCTGTTCATGCCCGCCGCGCAGGACCACTACACCCGTGAACACCTCGTGGGTGCGGCCGGAAAGGCGGCGCACAAAGGCCTCGTTCTCGGCGCGGTCGGCGGGTTTGCCCAGCAGCTCACCCTCAATGGCCACCACCGTATCGGCCGCCAGCACCACGGCCTCCGGTGCCGTGCGCGCCACCGCGCGGCCCTTGAGGCGCGCCAGTTCGGCCGCCAGCCGGGCGGGGTCGGTGTCACTGCTGTCCTCGGCCTCGCCGCTGACCTGCACGGTAAAGCGCACCCCCAGCAGCCCCAGCAATTCCCGGCGCCGGGGGCTGCCCGACGCCAGAATGACCTGCGGCCCCGCGTCTCCGGCGCCGCTGCCTTGGGGGGTCACTCAGTACCCCTCGCCCAGCTGTTCACCGGCCACCAGCGCCACCCCGCCCGAGGTGCCCAGGCGCGTGGCCCCTGCCTCGATCATCGCCTTGGCGTCCTCGGCGCTGCGCACGCCGCCCGCCGCCTTGATCTGGGCGCGGCCCGCGATCACCTCGCGCATCAGGCGCACGTCTTCGGGGGTGGCGCCGCCCGTGCCAAAGCCGGTGCTGGTCTTCACGAAGTCGGCCCCGCCGCGCACAGCCGCTTCGGTGGCGGCGCGCTTTTGCTCGTCGTTCAGGTAGCAGGTTTCAATGATGACCTTCAGCACCGCGCCCGCCGTGGCTTCCCGCACGGCGCGCACATCGGCCTCCACGCTGGCCCAGTCGCCGTCCAGCGCCGCGCCGATGTGAATAACCATGTCCACCTCGTCAGCGCCGGCCTGCACGCTGGCGCGGGCCTCAGCGGCCTTCTGGTCGGGGCTCACGGCGCCCAGGGGAAAGCCGCACACGGTGGCCACTTTCACGTCGCTGCCCGCCAACTGCGCCTTGGCCAGCGGAATGTAAACCGGATTGATGCACACGGCGTAGAAGCTGTGCTTGCGCGCTTCCTGGCACAATTGGATGATGTCCGCCTGCGTGGCGGTGGCTTTAAGGAGGGTGTGGTCAATGTACGGCGCAAGCTTCACGCCCCCCAGAATACCCCCGATGTCTTGAGAAAGATTGAGCCGAAAGGAGGAGGGGGCAGGGGTTTGGTGAGGAGTTGGGGGCAGGGGTAGGCGGCTGTCGGGGAAGGGTCGAGAAGTCGAGGAAAGGTCGAGGGGTCGAGGGCAATGGTTCGGACAGTCCTCGGGCCCGGCGGGCGGCATTTGCGAAAATGTCGTCTCGAACGCCATGCCCGCTTCCCCCCTCTGCTGCGCCGCTTTTCAAGCCCCAGCCTCTGCTGCGCAGCTCTGCGAGTCCCGCACAAGGGGGGAGGAGAAAAACAGCGTGTTGGTCGGTTCGCAGCATGCGAACTGTTGCCACTGTCCGAGCCATTGCGAGAGGGGGTCTGGACGGGACCGGGATTGGCCGGGAAGTGGAAGGCCCTCCAAAACCTTCCTGTCGTCCCTCCCCTCGACTTCTCGACGCCTTGACCCCTCGACCTCACACAGCGCCACGCCGCGACCTCGTAGACCTGCCAACTCTCCTCGCCCTCTTGACCCTCAATCCTCCGCCCCGCGCTACCCTGAACGCCATGAGCGATGCTTCCCCCGCCAGCCCCCAGCCGGGCCAGCCCTTTCCCGACTTCGCCTTGCCGGATGCCCAGGGGCAGACCCACCGTCTGTCCGACTACGCGGGGCGCTACGTGGTGCTGTACGTGTACCCCAAGGATGACACCCCCGGCTGCACCAAGGAAGCCTGCGATTTCCGTGACAACGCGCTGCTCAGGGGCCACGGCGCGGCCATTCTGGGTGTCAGTGCCGATGACGCCGAGAGCCACACAAAATTCGCCGAGAAATACAGCCTGCCCTTTCCGCTGCTCAGCGATGACGGCGCGGCGTTCCTGCGCCAGATCGGCTCGTACGGCACGAAGAACATGTACGGCAAGGTCACCGAGGGCATCAAGCGCCAGACCTTCCTGATTGGCCCGGATGGCGCGCTGGTCAAGAGCTGGCTGGCGGTGAAGGTGGACGGCCACGCCGATCACGTGGCCGCCGCCATTGACAAGGACCGCGCCGCGCGGGGGCCCGCATGAGCGACCTTGAGGCCCTGAAAAAAGAAGCCGCCCTGCGCGCCGTGGCCCTGGTGCAAAGCGGCATGCGAGTGGGCCTGGGCACCGGCAGCACCGCCAAGTACGCCATTGAGGAAATTGGCCGCCAGCTGCAGAGCGGCGAGCTGAGTGGCGTGGTGGGCGTGGCGACCAGCGAGGCCAGCGACGCCCTGGCCCGGCAGGTGGGTATTCCGGTGGAAGCGCTTGACCCCCGTCCGCTGGACATCGCCATTGACGGTGCCGACGAGATTGCGCCCAACCTCGACCTCATCAAGGGGCTGGGTGGCGCCCTGCTGCGCGAGAAGCTGACCGAGGTGCAGGCGCGGCGCTTTATCGTGATCGCCGACCACACCAAGCTGGTGACGCGCATTGGCGAGAAGTCGGCCCTGCCCATCGAGATCGCCCGGTTTGGCTTCCTGAGCACCATCGAGCGCCTGCGTGAGGTGTTGCCCGCTGGCCGCCTGCGCCACAGCGGCGCCCAGCCCTACGTGACGGATAACGGCAACTACATCTTTGATGCCCAGATTCCCGAGGGGCACGACATTGCCGTCCTGGAACGGACCCTGAAGGGCCTGCTGGGCGTGGTGGACACCGGGCTCTTCCTGGGCATGGCCGAGCGGGCGTTCGTGGCGGCGCCGGACGGCGTGACCGAACTTACGCCACAGGGCCGCTAAGGCGCGCCGTGCCTCTGCCTCCCGCCGTGACCGTGCGCCCCATTCAGCCCGGGGACGAGGCGGCGGTAGGGCGCGTGGCCTATCAAACCGGATTTTTCGGCCAGAGCGCCGCGCGGTATTTTCCCGATGCGGCGCTGTTTGCGGCCCTGTGGGTGGGTCCGTACTTCCGGGGCGGTGGCTTCGGTGGCTTCGTGGCGCAGCAGGGCGGCGCGGTGGTGGGCTATGTCCTGGGTTCGCCGTCTCCGGCGCGGTACCGGCGGGCGCTGGCAGGGCTGGTGGTGGAGCGGGCCGGGGATCTGCTGCAAAAGAGTGGGTTCCGGGGCCTGCCATACCTCTGGCGCGCTGCCCGCTGGCCGGCCCCGCACGCCGATGAGCACGCCTTTCCCGCCCATCTGCACCTGAATCTGTTGCCAGAGGTGCGGGGGCAGGGCGTGGGTGAGGCGCTGCTGCACGCCCATCTGCGGGTCCTGGCCGGTGCGGGCGTACCCGGCGTGCAACTGGCCACCACCGCCGAGAACGCAGCGGCCCTGCGGCTGTACGCGCGGCTGGGCTTCACGGTGGCCGCGCGCCGGGTCACGCCCCTGTGGACGCCCTGGCTGGGGCACCCCGCCGAGCACCTGTGCCTGACCCTGGTGCTGGGTGGGGCGGTCGGGGTCGCCCGACCTTAGCCCAGCACCTGCAACTGCCGCTCCAGCGTGGCCGGGTCGTGGGTGGGAAGGTCGCAGGCATGGTTCACGCACAGGTAAGCGGTGCCGTCCCCAGGGCGGCCTTGCACCACCGGCAGGGTGCCGCCCGGTTCGGTCAAGGCCAGGGCAGTAAAGGGCAGGCTAAACCGCGCGGCCACCTGCTCCAGCGGTGCGCGCTCCTCGGGCGTGCCCAGAATCGCCAGTTCGGTGTGCGGGGCGTGCAGGAAGGCTGCCGCCTGCCACAGGCCCCCAAAGCCCCCGGCCGCCGCCAGCATGTCCCCCCGGAACGCCGAGAGCACCCGCCGGGCCCTGGCCTCGCCCGTCTCGTCAGCAAAATAGCGGTGCATCCACAGCCCCAGCAGCGCGCCCGCCGCGTTGTCCGACAGCACGGCGCTGTCAAAGCCAGGCGCGGGGCGGGTCAGCAGGCTCTCGGCCCGCCCGCCCGACGCCAGGAAAACGCCCGCCTCCTCTTCCCAGAAGTCGCGCCCGCAGACGGCCCACAGGTCACGCGCCCAGGTCAGCCAGCGCTCCTCGCCGCTGGCCTGGAACAGGGCGACCAGACCCAGACCCACCAGGGCGTGGTCTTCCATCAAGCCTTCCACCCGTGCTTGTCCGCCGGACCAGACGTGGTAAAGGCCGCCCTCTGGCGCCCGCATCCGCTCGTGCAGAAAGCCGGCCACGCGCTGGGCGATGCTCAGATAGGGACCCTCACCCAGAATGCGCGCGGCGTCCGCAAAAGCGGCCAGCGCCAGTCCATTCCACGAGGTCAGCACCTTATCGTCGGTGCCGGGCTGGGGGCGGCCCTGGCGCAGCAGGAAGAGGCGGGCTTTCAGGCGCTCCAGGTGAGTGCTCAGGCCTTCCTCGCTCTGGCCCCGCTCGGCGGCGAGGTCGG
This region includes:
- the deoC gene encoding deoxyribose-phosphate aldolase: MKLAPYIDHTLLKATATQADIIQLCQEARKHSFYAVCINPVYIPLAKAQLAGSDVKVATVCGFPLGAVSPDQKAAEARASVQAGADEVDMVIHIGAALDGDWASVEADVRAVREATAGAVLKVIIETCYLNDEQKRAATEAAVRGGADFVKTSTGFGTGGATPEDVRLMREVIAGRAQIKAAGGVRSAEDAKAMIEAGATRLGTSGGVALVAGEQLGEGY
- a CDS encoding transmembrane protein 268 codes for the protein MRRDALRPRRGPPRWARMAGYVLLLILVQGLLSRLGDAAGLPAPDLFLLTGAALAWRVSPVWALAGAYGVGLAQDLLGGGVLGLHAAGVMGGALLALGVRRYMADSGPFQAVFTVLLAVIGQWLMFLLLTYWLRSNLVTLDLLRATLPALMIGTLLVFPLWERVVTWAFGPRTGPEEALG
- the mreC gene encoding rod shape-determining protein MreC — encoded protein: MKARAALLTLLGLLALSMVTTRFQVVPPGALRSGIAPLSQLAVVAADNVRRAYQTLVSERQLAAQVGTLQKENDVLRQRNELLTREVSRLRQVVKITTTQAPNALGIAQVVAVDPSPLLARLDVNKGARDGVRLRMPVTVPRGLVGQITDVSPGHATVLALVDPESTVGVTLQGNRGGRGVARGVPPDRLRAAFSRSVPIKPGDVLVTNSLGGVFPVGIPVGTVEKVLPLGPNDINRTVIIKPAVDVGVVEDVTILEGL
- a CDS encoding GNAT family N-acetyltransferase, producing the protein MPLPPAVTVRPIQPGDEAAVGRVAYQTGFFGQSAARYFPDAALFAALWVGPYFRGGGFGGFVAQQGGAVVGYVLGSPSPARYRRALAGLVVERAGDLLQKSGFRGLPYLWRAARWPAPHADEHAFPAHLHLNLLPEVRGQGVGEALLHAHLRVLAGAGVPGVQLATTAENAAALRLYARLGFTVAARRVTPLWTPWLGHPAEHLCLTLVLGGAVGVARP
- the rpiA gene encoding ribose 5-phosphate isomerase A — protein: MSDLEALKKEAALRAVALVQSGMRVGLGTGSTAKYAIEEIGRQLQSGELSGVVGVATSEASDALARQVGIPVEALDPRPLDIAIDGADEIAPNLDLIKGLGGALLREKLTEVQARRFIVIADHTKLVTRIGEKSALPIEIARFGFLSTIERLREVLPAGRLRHSGAQPYVTDNGNYIFDAQIPEGHDIAVLERTLKGLLGVVDTGLFLGMAERAFVAAPDGVTELTPQGR
- a CDS encoding Maf family nucleotide pyrophosphatase, whose translation is MTPQGSGAGDAGPQVILASGSPRRRELLGLLGVRFTVQVSGEAEDSSDTDPARLAAELARLKGRAVARTAPEAVVLAADTVVAIEGELLGKPADRAENEAFVRRLSGRTHEVFTGVVVLRGGHEQVEVARTAVTFRTLSDAEIAYYAATGEGLDKAGGYGIQAVGMALVARVDGEYANVVGLPLTVTTRLLRAAGVPVWGQSAGVPGA
- a CDS encoding peroxiredoxin, which translates into the protein MSDASPASPQPGQPFPDFALPDAQGQTHRLSDYAGRYVVLYVYPKDDTPGCTKEACDFRDNALLRGHGAAILGVSADDAESHTKFAEKYSLPFPLLSDDGAAFLRQIGSYGTKNMYGKVTEGIKRQTFLIGPDGALVKSWLAVKVDGHADHVAAAIDKDRAARGPA